The window AATTAAAAATATGAAATGTGTGGGAATAATCTCTGAAGAAAAAAATGGAAATATAAAAAACATTGGAGTTCCAATGGGGGTTATAGTGGCCTTTTGTTCTGAGGCAAATCCTATATCAACACTTATTTATAAAACTTTAATTGCAGTAAAATCAGGAAACTCAATAATATTTAATCTGCAAAAAAGTTCTAAACATTCAATGATAAAAGTTTTAGATTTGATGATAAAAGCTGCTGATGAAAGTGGGGCTCCTTCTGGAATAATTACTTATTTAAGTAGAATATCATTAAATGGAACAAAAGAATTGATTAACCATAAGAATATAGACTTGATTTTAAATACTGGAGTAGAGGAGATTCTTTCAGAAATATATAGAAGTGGAAAACCACTTGTATATGGAAGAACAGGAAATACGCCAGCATTTATTGAAAAAAGTGCAGATATAGAGAAAGCTGTCTTAGATATTGTTTTGAGTAAAACTTTTGACAATGGAGTCATGCCTGGGGCAGAACAAGCTGTAGTAGTGGATAAAAATATTTTAGAAGAAGTAATAAGAGAGTTTGAAAAAAATAAAGCTTACTTTTTAGATGAAGAGGAAAGTGAAAAGATAAAAAAGTTACTTTTTGATTCAAAAGGAGAGTTTAAAAAGATATATACTGGAAAAGATGCACAGTTTTTAGCTCAAAGAGGAGGAGTAACTGTACCAATAGACACAAAAATACTTATCTCAAAGGAGAGATATGTTTCTTTAGAAAATCCATTTTCAAAAGAAAAACTTTGTCCAGTCCTATCTTTTTATACAGAGGAAAATTGGATGACAGCATGTGAAAAATGCATAGAGTTACTTTTAAATGAAAAGCAAGGTCACACGTTGGTAATTCACTCTAAAGATGAGGAGATAATAAAAGAGTTCTCCTTAAAAAAACCTGTGGGAAGAGTTTTAGTTAATACTTCAGGAAGTTTTGGAAGTATGGGAGGAACAACAGAGTTATTTCCATCAATGACTTTAGGTTGTGGAGTGATAGGAAAAGGAATGACTTCAGATAATGTATCTCCTATGAATCTTATATATATAAGAAAAGTAAGCTATGAAGTAAAAGATTCCTTGAAATTATTAAAAAATAATGAGGATAAAAAAAATAAAGAATCAGATATATTGAAAAGGTTGGAGAAAATACTAAGAGATATCTTAGGTTAAGGGGTGTAATATGGAAATTCGAGAGTTTTTAAATAAATTTATGAAGGCTACTGAGAACATGTCAGATGAAGAGAGAGAAGCTCTACTGAAAATGTTTCAAGGGGTAAGTCATGAGATAAAAAAAGAAAATTGTGAAACAAAAGATTATGATTTAGGAAATGATTGCAAAGAGGTACCTCAAAAAATAACTGAGAGATTGTCAAAGTTAAAAGAGAATTACTTAAAGCAAGTTCCTTCAATAACAATACATAGAGCTAAAGTTTTAACAAAAATTGCTAAAGAAAATCCAGGTCTTCCAAAGGCTATATTAAGAGGAAAAAGTTTTAAACATTGCTGTGAAACTGCACCTTTAGTAATTCAAGATAATGAATTAATCGTAGGATCACCAAATGGTTCACCAAGAGCAGGAGCTTTTTCTCCAGATGTTTCTTGGAGATGGCTAGAAACAGAGTTAGAAACTATATCTAAGAGAGCTCAAGATCCATTTTATTTATCAGAGGAAGATAAGAGAACATTAAAAGAAGAGATTTTCCCATTCTGGGCAGGGCAATCAATTGATGAGCATTGTGAGCAGCAGTTCCGTGAAGCTGGACTTTGGGAGTTATCAGGAGAATCATTTGTATCTGATTGTTCATACCATGCACTAAACGGTGGAGGAGATTCAAACCCAGGTTACGATGTAATTCTAATGAATAAAGGAATGTTAGATGTAGTTAGAGAAGCTAAAGAAAAATTAGAAACTTTAGACTATGCTAATCCAGATGATATAGAAAAAATTTACTTCTATAAGTCATTAATAGATACTGCAGAGGGTGTAATGATTTATGCTAAACGTATGTCAGAATATGCAGCTCAACTTGCAGCAAAAGAGCAAAATCCAAAAAGAAAAGCGGAATTACTAAAAATATCAGAGATAAATGCAAGAGTTCCAGCTCATAAACCTGAAACTTTCTGGGAAGCTGTACAAGCTGTTTGGACAATTGAATCACTTTTAGTTATAGAAGAGAACCAAACAGGAATGTCAATAGGACGTGTGGACCAATATATGTATCCATACTTTAAAGCTGATATTGAAAGTGGAAGAATGTCAAACTTTGAAGCCTTTGAGATTGCTGGATGTATGCTGATAAAAATGTCAGAAATGATGTGGGTTACAAGTGAGGGAGCATCGAAATTCTTTGCAGGATATCAACCTTTCGTAAATATGTGTCTAGGTGGAGTAACTAGATCAGGAATGGACGGTACAAATGATCTAACGTACTTATTGATGGATGCAGTGAGACATGTAAAGGTTTATCAGCCAACTATCGCTTGTAGAATTCACAAATCATCACCACATGAGTATTTGAAGAAAATTGTTCAATTAATAAAAGCTGGATTAGGATTCCCTGCTTGTCACTTTGATGATGTACATATAAAAATGATGCTAGCTAAAGGGGTTTCAATTGAGGATGCTAGAGATTATTGTTTAATGGGGTGTGTTGAACCTCAAAAATCGGGAAGACTTTATCAGTGGACTTCAACAGCTTATACGCAGTGGCCAATTTGTATAGAGTTAGTTTTAAATAATGGAGCAACTCTTTGGTATGGAAAACAAGTTTGTCCAGATTTAGGAGATGTGGATAAATATAAGACTTATGAAGAGTTTGAAGAAGCAGTAAAATATCAAATAAAATATATTACAAAACTTTCAAGTATAGCAACAGTTATAACTCAAAAAGTTCATAAAGATTTAGCTCCAAAACCACTTATGTCAATGATGTATGAAGGATGTATGGAAACTGGAAAAGGAGTAGAAGCTGGTGGAGCAATGTATAACTTTGGACCTGGAGTGGTTTGGAGTGGTCTTGCAACTTATGTAGACTCTATGGCTGTTATTAAAAAGCTTGTATTTGAAGATAAAAAATATACATTAAGAGATATAAAAGAAGCTTTAAAGGCTGACTTTGTAGGATACGAAATGTTAAGAAAAGATTGTTTAGCAGTTCCAAAATATGGAAATGATGAAGATTATGTAGACTTTATAGCAACAGATTTAATTAACTTTACAGAAACAGAGCACCGTAAATATAAGACTCTTTACTCAATACTAAGTCATGGAACGTTATCTATTTCGAATAACACTCCTTTAGGACAAATAACTGGTGCTACACCAAATGGACGTAAAGCGTGGATGCCACTTTCAGATGGAATAAGTCCAACTCAAGGAGCAGATACAAAAGGACCTACAGCAATTATAAAATCAATTTCAAAAATGGCTTGTGATACGATGAATATAGGAATGGTACACAACTTTAAGCTAATCTCTGGACTATTAGAAACACCAGAAGGAGAAAATGGAATTATAACTTTAATACGTAGTGCGTGTGCTTTACAATTAGGAGAGATGCAGTTTAACTATTTAGATAATGAGACATTACTAGCAGCTCAAAAAAATCCTGAAGCATATAGAGATTTAATAGTTCGTGTGGCTGGATATAGTGCTTACTTTGTTGAGTTATGTAAAGATGTACAAGATGAAATTATAAGTAGAACGGTGTTAACACACTTCTAGAATTTGGAGAAAAACTATGAAAAATAACCTTTTAGAAAGAAAAGCTAGAATTTTTAATGTTCAAAAATACAATATGTATGATGGACCGGGAGTAAGGACTTTGATATTTTTTCAAGGATGTCCTCTAAGATGTAAGTGGTGTGCAAATCCAGAGGGGCTTGAAAAAAAATATAAGGTTATGTTCAAAAATAATAGTTGTATAGATTGTAATAGATGTACAAAGGTTTGCCCTGCAGAGATTCACAGTGTAAGTTTAAATAAAACTCACACTGTGGACAGGACAAAACAATGTATAGGATGTAGAAAATGTGAAAACGAATGTCATAAAGAAGCTTTAAAAATAGTTGGTTATGAAAAAACTATTTCAGAACTTTTAAAAATAGTAGAAGAGGATAGAATGTTTTATGATATGTCAGGAGGAGGAGTAACCCTAGGGGGAGGGGAAGTTTTAACACAGCCAGAACCAGCTATAAATCTTTTAATGGCTTGTAAAAATATAGGAATAAATACTGCAATAGAAACATGTGGTTATACAACTTTAGACGTTATTGAAAAAGTAGCTGAATATGTAGATCTTTTTCTCTTTGATATAAAACAGATTGATCCAGAAAAACATTTTTACTGGACAGGAGTTAGAAATGAAAGAATTTTAGAAAATTTGAAATTTCTTCTAGAAAATCGATTTAATGTAGAGATTAGAGTTCCTTTAATAAAGGGAGCTAACTCAGATATTGTAGATATAGAGAATTTGATAAAATTTTTATTACCATATAAAGATTATAAAAATCTAAAGGGTGTGGATTTATTACCGTACCATAAAATGGGAGTAAATAAATATGAACAGTTAGGTATGGACTATGAGATGAAGGGTGAGTTTCAGCTAACTAATGATGAACTTGATCAGATAGAAAATCTAATAAAAAAATATGATCTTCAAGCTAGAGTTATACGTCATTAATTGTTAGTTATCTAAAACTATAGAAGGTGAAAAAGATGCTTAAATTTATAACAGAGGAGTATCTAAGAGATTTGTATAAAAAAGAGCCTTTTCAAAACTTCCAAATAAAAGAGGACCAAAGGTTAACTCCAGGAGGAAGACAATATCTATTAGATAGAAAAATAGAGATAAAGTTATTTAAAGAAAACGCTAAAGAGTCTCAAGTTGTTTTAGATAAAAAAGATATTTATAAATTAAAAAGTTTAGAGATGGAAATTTATTTCTTAACAAGTGAACTTTTAAGTAAAGATATAAAAAGTACCAATGAAATTTTGGAAATAGGAAAATTCCTAAAAAATGTAATAGATACCCTAGAGGGAAAAAGTGAGCTTTTAAAGTTTCAAGAGAATTTACCTCATATTGAAAGTTTAAATCCAAATGAAAGTTATTTGTATTTTAAAAATGGAAAATATATTTTTCTTTTAAAAAAAATAATCTTTGAATTGAAAATATGTAAAGAAGAAATTTTAAAAAAGATAGATATAGTAGAAAATTTAGATCAAATGATATTTAGAATGGAAAAAGTTGTGCTTCGTATGATGGAGGAGTTATGAGTTTAGAAAAAATAGTAGATTTTGAATATTGTGATAGCTTAGTGGCAGAGTTTGAAAAAGTTATAAAGAAACCTAAACTAACTGATTCATCAGTTTACTATACAGGTGTAGATTTAGGAACTGCGTGCGTTGTGTTAGCAGTTTTAGATGAAAACTACAATCCTGTTGCAGGAGCATATAGATATGCTGATGTGGTGAAAGATGGAATGGTAGTTGATTATATAGGTGCTATAAATATAGTTAGAGAGTTGAAAAAAGAGATCGAAGAAAAATTAAAAACAGAGTTGATTTATGCAGCAGCGGCAATACCTCCAGGGACAGATAGCTTAGATGGAGGAGCTATTAAAAATGTAGTTCAAGCAGCTGGATTTGAATTGACAAATCTACTTGATGAGCCAACAGCAGCTAATCAAGTTTTAAAGATAAAAAATGGTGCAGTAGTTGATATTGGAGGGGGAACTACAGGGACTTCAATACTAAAAAATGGAGAGGTAATATCTGTAGCGGATGAGGCTACAGGTGGAACACATTTCTCCCTAGTAATATCAGGAACGTATAGAAAAGCTTTTAAAGAAGCTGATGAATATAAAAGAGATATAAAAAATCATAAAGAGTTACTACCAGTTTTAAAACCAGTAATAGAAAAAGTTGCTTATATAATAAATAATCATATAAAAGGTTATGAAGTTGACAATATATCTTTAGTTGGTGGAACAGCGTGTTTAACTGGAATAGAAGATGTAATCCAGAAGAATGTTAAAGTAAATGTATATAAGCCTAAAAATCCTATGTTTGTAACACCTTTAGGAATAGCTTTGAGCTGTACGCAGGAGATATTAGATTTATAAGGAGAAAATATGATTATAGCAAGGATAATAGATAATGTTTGGGCAACAAGAAAAGCAGATCAATTAAGTGGTTTGAAGTTTATGTTAGCAGAGGAGATTAGGGGAGATTCATCTAAAAATAGAATAATAGCTGTAGATGTTATAGGAGCTGGAATAGGGGATAGAGTTATTATAAGTACAGGTTCTTCAGCTAGAGAGATGATAGGAAGAAGTGTTCCTGTTGATGCTATTGTAGTTGGAATAATTGATGAGGATTGCAAGTTAAAGTAGTTTGGAAAGGAGTAAAACTTGAAAAAACTAATATGTGCAAAAGATTTAGAAAAAATTGTAGTTGATGGGGTGAAAGAGATTGAAATAGATAAAGATACAATTTTAACACCATCAGCAAAGGATATTATAAAAAATAATGAGATTAAAATTTTAATAAAAGAAAAAAAATCTCAAGATAACCTTTTTGAGAATATGGATATGGAAAAACTTATGGAGTTTTTTAAAGTTGTTTCAAAAGATCAAGGGTTACAAAAAGCTATTATGAAAATTCTCTTAAATGAGAAAAAATTTGAAAAAGAGACAGACTTAACGGGATTTACTTTAATAAAAGGGGATACAATCAAATACGATAAGATTTTTAAAAATTTAA of the Cetobacterium sp. NK01 genome contains:
- a CDS encoding aldehyde dehydrogenase family protein, with the protein product MNIIDNDLLSMQEARILAENSKEAQKSLRSFSQEQLDEIVESISKKLKSNVEKISEELYKEIDFGIKEDKAIKLDLLLESVTEKIKNMKCVGIISEEKNGNIKNIGVPMGVIVAFCSEANPISTLIYKTLIAVKSGNSIIFNLQKSSKHSMIKVLDLMIKAADESGAPSGIITYLSRISLNGTKELINHKNIDLILNTGVEEILSEIYRSGKPLVYGRTGNTPAFIEKSADIEKAVLDIVLSKTFDNGVMPGAEQAVVVDKNILEEVIREFEKNKAYFLDEEESEKIKKLLFDSKGEFKKIYTGKDAQFLAQRGGVTVPIDTKILISKERYVSLENPFSKEKLCPVLSFYTEENWMTACEKCIELLLNEKQGHTLVIHSKDEEIIKEFSLKKPVGRVLVNTSGSFGSMGGTTELFPSMTLGCGVIGKGMTSDNVSPMNLIYIRKVSYEVKDSLKLLKNNEDKKNKESDILKRLEKILRDILG
- the cutC gene encoding choline trimethylamine-lyase; protein product: MEIREFLNKFMKATENMSDEEREALLKMFQGVSHEIKKENCETKDYDLGNDCKEVPQKITERLSKLKENYLKQVPSITIHRAKVLTKIAKENPGLPKAILRGKSFKHCCETAPLVIQDNELIVGSPNGSPRAGAFSPDVSWRWLETELETISKRAQDPFYLSEEDKRTLKEEIFPFWAGQSIDEHCEQQFREAGLWELSGESFVSDCSYHALNGGGDSNPGYDVILMNKGMLDVVREAKEKLETLDYANPDDIEKIYFYKSLIDTAEGVMIYAKRMSEYAAQLAAKEQNPKRKAELLKISEINARVPAHKPETFWEAVQAVWTIESLLVIEENQTGMSIGRVDQYMYPYFKADIESGRMSNFEAFEIAGCMLIKMSEMMWVTSEGASKFFAGYQPFVNMCLGGVTRSGMDGTNDLTYLLMDAVRHVKVYQPTIACRIHKSSPHEYLKKIVQLIKAGLGFPACHFDDVHIKMMLAKGVSIEDARDYCLMGCVEPQKSGRLYQWTSTAYTQWPICIELVLNNGATLWYGKQVCPDLGDVDKYKTYEEFEEAVKYQIKYITKLSSIATVITQKVHKDLAPKPLMSMMYEGCMETGKGVEAGGAMYNFGPGVVWSGLATYVDSMAVIKKLVFEDKKYTLRDIKEALKADFVGYEMLRKDCLAVPKYGNDEDYVDFIATDLINFTETEHRKYKTLYSILSHGTLSISNNTPLGQITGATPNGRKAWMPLSDGISPTQGADTKGPTAIIKSISKMACDTMNIGMVHNFKLISGLLETPEGENGIITLIRSACALQLGEMQFNYLDNETLLAAQKNPEAYRDLIVRVAGYSAYFVELCKDVQDEIISRTVLTHF
- the cutD gene encoding choline TMA-lyase-activating enzyme, with product MKNNLLERKARIFNVQKYNMYDGPGVRTLIFFQGCPLRCKWCANPEGLEKKYKVMFKNNSCIDCNRCTKVCPAEIHSVSLNKTHTVDRTKQCIGCRKCENECHKEALKIVGYEKTISELLKIVEEDRMFYDMSGGGVTLGGGEVLTQPEPAINLLMACKNIGINTAIETCGYTTLDVIEKVAEYVDLFLFDIKQIDPEKHFYWTGVRNERILENLKFLLENRFNVEIRVPLIKGANSDIVDIENLIKFLLPYKDYKNLKGVDLLPYHKMGVNKYEQLGMDYEMKGEFQLTNDELDQIENLIKKYDLQARVIRH
- the eutJ gene encoding ethanolamine utilization protein EutJ, coding for MSLEKIVDFEYCDSLVAEFEKVIKKPKLTDSSVYYTGVDLGTACVVLAVLDENYNPVAGAYRYADVVKDGMVVDYIGAINIVRELKKEIEEKLKTELIYAAAAIPPGTDSLDGGAIKNVVQAAGFELTNLLDEPTAANQVLKIKNGAVVDIGGGTTGTSILKNGEVISVADEATGGTHFSLVISGTYRKAFKEADEYKRDIKNHKELLPVLKPVIEKVAYIINNHIKGYEVDNISLVGGTACLTGIEDVIQKNVKVNVYKPKNPMFVTPLGIALSCTQEILDL
- a CDS encoding EutN/CcmL family microcompartment protein produces the protein MIIARIIDNVWATRKADQLSGLKFMLAEEIRGDSSKNRIIAVDVIGAGIGDRVIISTGSSAREMIGRSVPVDAIVVGIIDEDCKLK